Proteins encoded by one window of Achromobacter pestifer:
- a CDS encoding TraX family protein, which translates to MKPLHVPDGTVEALKWLALALMTGDHVNKYLFNGTLPFLFEAGRLALPIFVFVLAYNLARPGAFERGAYTRTMKRLAVFGAVASVPFVALGGLSAGWWPLNVLFTLLVVTACAYLVEKGGPLHLVGAGLVFLVGGGLVEYWWPAVAFGLAVWSYRKRPTWAAAAVALLACAALWFINRNLWALASLPLLLVASRVDLPMPRLRWAFYAYYPLHLAALWLIRIPMSKAGYLFF; encoded by the coding sequence ATGAAGCCCTTGCACGTGCCGGATGGGACGGTCGAAGCGTTGAAGTGGCTCGCGCTGGCCCTGATGACCGGCGATCACGTCAACAAGTACCTGTTCAATGGCACGCTGCCGTTTCTCTTCGAGGCCGGCCGCCTGGCGCTGCCGATCTTCGTTTTCGTGCTGGCCTACAACCTGGCTCGACCTGGTGCATTCGAGCGCGGCGCGTACACGCGCACGATGAAGCGCCTCGCGGTGTTCGGCGCTGTGGCCTCGGTGCCCTTCGTCGCCCTGGGTGGCCTGTCCGCCGGGTGGTGGCCCCTCAATGTCTTGTTCACGCTCCTGGTCGTGACGGCGTGCGCCTACCTGGTGGAAAAGGGCGGCCCGCTGCACCTGGTCGGCGCCGGCCTGGTGTTCCTGGTCGGTGGCGGCCTGGTCGAATACTGGTGGCCGGCCGTGGCCTTCGGCCTGGCGGTGTGGTCGTACCGCAAGCGGCCCACCTGGGCCGCCGCGGCCGTCGCGCTGCTCGCCTGCGCGGCGCTGTGGTTCATCAATCGCAACCTGTGGGCGCTGGCCTCGCTGCCGCTGCTCCTGGTCGCTTCCCGCGTCGATCTGCCCATGCCGCGCCTGCGCTGGGCGTTCTACGCCTATTACCCGCTGCACCTGGCCGCTCTGTGGTTGATCCGCATCCCCATGAGCAAGGCCGGCTACCTGTTCTTCTGA
- a CDS encoding glutamine synthetase family protein — translation MSQKFIDRHGLWSDAQKAAAVEVLKKIEQDGIQMIRLSWPDQYGLLRGKMLSVAALRSAFGSGSEITMSPFFFDTASAIVFNPFSSDGGLGNPELAGSPNVVMVPDPTTFRVLPWADRTGWMLADLYMRSGRPFPLSPRALLKKALGQLADLGYDFHGGLEVEWYLTRIVDPCLEPETLGGPGTPAAPPKVMPVAKGYSYLLENHLDEVEPIMAEVRQHLLTLGMPLRSIEDEWGPSQMETTFDVMSGLDMADTMVLFRNAVKQICRRRGYLASFMCKPKIEGFCASGWHLHQSLAARDSGVNAFVPQTGEPLSALGRAYVGGLLKHACAASSFTTPTVNGYRRRRPFSLAPDRVTWAEDNRAAMARVIAAPEDSASRVENRVGEPAANPYLYLASQLFSGIDGIRRQLDPGPLQETPYAADVPILPRNLAEALDVLEGSSFFREAFGEEFIHYWLHLRRSEWARFVAAEGADVDMAGDPVTDWEHREYFELF, via the coding sequence ATGAGCCAGAAATTCATTGATCGGCACGGCTTGTGGTCCGACGCCCAGAAGGCGGCGGCCGTTGAAGTGCTGAAGAAAATCGAGCAGGACGGCATTCAGATGATTCGCCTCTCATGGCCGGATCAATATGGTCTGCTGCGCGGGAAAATGCTGTCGGTGGCAGCCTTGCGCTCCGCATTCGGCAGCGGCTCGGAAATCACCATGTCGCCCTTTTTCTTCGACACGGCCAGCGCCATCGTGTTCAATCCCTTTTCCTCGGATGGCGGGCTTGGCAACCCGGAGTTGGCGGGCAGCCCTAACGTGGTGATGGTGCCCGACCCCACCACCTTCCGCGTGCTGCCCTGGGCTGATCGCACGGGCTGGATGCTGGCCGATCTGTACATGCGTAGCGGTCGGCCCTTCCCGCTGAGCCCGCGTGCCCTGTTGAAGAAAGCGCTGGGGCAGTTGGCGGATCTGGGCTATGACTTCCATGGTGGCCTGGAGGTGGAGTGGTACTTGACGCGCATCGTCGACCCCTGCCTGGAGCCCGAGACGCTGGGTGGCCCCGGCACACCGGCGGCACCGCCCAAGGTGATGCCGGTCGCCAAGGGCTACTCCTATCTGCTCGAAAATCACTTGGACGAGGTCGAACCCATCATGGCCGAGGTGCGCCAGCACCTGCTGACGCTGGGCATGCCGTTGCGCAGCATCGAGGATGAATGGGGGCCCAGCCAGATGGAGACCACCTTCGACGTCATGTCCGGCCTGGACATGGCCGACACCATGGTGTTGTTCCGCAACGCAGTCAAGCAAATCTGTCGGCGGCGCGGTTACCTTGCCAGTTTCATGTGCAAACCCAAGATTGAGGGTTTCTGTGCCTCGGGCTGGCATCTGCACCAGTCGCTGGCGGCGCGCGACTCCGGCGTCAATGCCTTCGTTCCGCAGACGGGCGAGCCGCTGTCGGCGCTGGGCCGGGCCTATGTCGGTGGCCTGCTCAAACATGCCTGTGCGGCCTCCAGCTTCACCACCCCCACGGTTAACGGCTACCGACGCCGACGCCCGTTCTCTCTGGCCCCGGATCGGGTGACCTGGGCCGAGGACAACCGCGCCGCCATGGCGCGCGTGATCGCCGCCCCAGAAGACTCAGCCAGCCGTGTGGAAAACCGGGTCGGCGAGCCGGCGGCCAACCCCTACCTGTATCTGGCCTCGCAGCTCTTCTCGGGGATCGATGGCATTCGTCGCCAACTCGATCCCGGCCCTCTGCAGGAAACGCCCTATGCCGCCGACGTTCCGATCCTGCCGCGCAACCTGGCCGAGGCGCTGGACGTGCTGGAGGGCTCCAGCTTCTTCCGCGAAGCCTTCGGCGAAGAGTTCATCCACTACTGGCTGCACCTGCGGCGCAGCGAATGGGCGCGCTTCGTGGCCGCCGAAGGCGCCGACGTGGACATGGCGGGCGACCCCGTCACCGACTGGGAGCATCGCGAGTACTTCGAACTGTTCTGA
- a CDS encoding Tn3 family transposase: MQSWHTTYLGLRELPREISTFELQSFFTYSRTERELINARRSNAHKLGLALHIGFLRLSGRLLNSVRIVPTTLWRHLGDEIGITAVELASLRALYVRGRTLFDHQQLACDVLGFHWMTEHQRRALVRTLRDEVARCADRDQLLVFARRWLYQSKILILRDRDIRVLVTAALGQLEEETAKTIAASVLPEQLVRWRDAMAALRPDGQTQQSWLWSAPAKHSTKQIGEVFERIELLYALNVHKHLDDLSGLIVRRYARRLASRPPSVGARIKEPARTVEVGCFLRHCLFTSTDQAILMVQRRVADLWRTVAAGVTETVNWADLYKTLLAELAGLVAQGELQDAELRARIVALLSASQQGKPPSRASVVRERLFDAIRPVRSLLAEITKLPWQANSEHPVTTALAQLTKLYAGKLRELPADVSAPRLGSVWSGAIAGADRERAFRALEVATLFSLRRAVRNGSVWIEHSLSFRGRARLFFTDARWQEEAKRHYARLSLPANASTLLKPLLAKVRAGVEAVAVAARSGVLRVDEELHLSVLPAEDEDPEVIKLRAKLDLRIGEVQLPEVILAVDAQVRFSWIMLGREPRSTEELLMVYAGIMAHGTSLTAAECARMIPQLSATSIRQAMRWAGDERRLSQACHAVLEFMQRHPIAATWGRTDLASSDMMSMETTQRVWQARQDPRRNTSSIGIYSHVRDRWGIFYAQPFVLNERQAGVAIEGVVRQESIETSQLAVDTHGYTDFAMALARLLGFDLCPRLKELKQRHLYVPRGTIIPPEIAAVCEATVDTALIEKHWDTLVHLAASVMSGNASAVAALARFGSAARGDPIYEAGVQLGRLLRTAFLADYFVKDAFRNELRRVLNRGEAVNALKRAIYTGRVSPAQAKRAEEMQAVADALSLLANIIMAWNTTQMQAVLDRWANRRQVIPAELTGKIAPTRLQGINLRGVFRFPVERYASEILPSQTTPKTGTGG, from the coding sequence ATGCAAAGCTGGCACACAACCTACCTTGGCCTGCGAGAGCTGCCAAGGGAAATCAGCACCTTCGAGCTTCAGTCGTTTTTCACGTACAGCCGTACTGAGCGCGAGCTCATCAACGCCCGCCGAAGCAACGCCCACAAGCTGGGTCTGGCACTGCACATAGGTTTCTTGCGCTTGAGCGGGCGCCTGCTGAATTCGGTGCGCATCGTTCCGACAACCCTGTGGCGCCATCTGGGTGACGAAATCGGCATCACTGCTGTTGAACTGGCATCCCTGCGAGCCCTGTATGTTCGCGGTCGAACCCTCTTTGACCATCAACAACTGGCCTGTGATGTCCTGGGGTTTCATTGGATGACGGAGCACCAACGTCGCGCCCTGGTACGCACCCTGCGCGATGAGGTGGCCCGCTGCGCCGATCGGGATCAATTGCTCGTATTCGCTCGGCGCTGGTTGTATCAAAGCAAGATCCTGATCCTGCGCGACCGTGACATCCGTGTCCTGGTCACAGCGGCGCTGGGACAACTCGAAGAAGAAACAGCCAAAACGATTGCGGCATCTGTGCTGCCCGAACAACTGGTGCGCTGGCGGGATGCCATGGCCGCATTGCGCCCGGATGGGCAAACCCAGCAGAGCTGGTTGTGGTCGGCACCGGCCAAACACTCAACCAAACAAATTGGCGAGGTGTTCGAGCGAATCGAACTGCTGTACGCCCTGAATGTCCACAAACACCTGGACGACCTGTCCGGTCTCATTGTGCGGCGCTATGCACGCCGCCTGGCTTCAAGGCCTCCCTCGGTGGGGGCCAGGATCAAAGAACCCGCTCGCACAGTGGAGGTTGGCTGCTTTTTACGGCACTGCCTGTTTACCAGCACAGACCAAGCTATCTTGATGGTTCAGCGGCGCGTTGCCGATCTTTGGCGCACGGTCGCAGCAGGTGTCACGGAGACGGTCAATTGGGCTGACCTGTACAAGACATTGCTGGCAGAGCTGGCTGGTTTGGTCGCCCAGGGTGAACTTCAAGACGCGGAGTTGCGGGCTCGAATTGTTGCCCTGCTCAGTGCCAGCCAGCAAGGCAAACCACCCAGCCGGGCCTCGGTGGTGCGTGAGCGTTTGTTTGACGCCATACGTCCCGTGCGCTCTTTGCTGGCCGAAATCACCAAGCTGCCCTGGCAGGCCAATAGCGAGCACCCGGTGACCACAGCCTTGGCCCAATTGACGAAACTGTACGCGGGCAAACTTCGCGAACTACCTGCTGATGTCAGCGCCCCTCGCTTGGGTTCGGTCTGGAGCGGCGCGATTGCGGGTGCCGACCGGGAGCGCGCGTTTCGGGCCTTGGAGGTGGCCACCCTGTTTTCATTGCGACGTGCCGTGCGCAACGGTTCGGTGTGGATTGAGCACAGCCTGAGCTTTCGTGGCCGCGCACGCCTGTTCTTCACTGATGCGCGCTGGCAGGAAGAAGCCAAACGGCACTATGCCCGACTGTCACTGCCAGCCAATGCATCCACACTTTTGAAGCCGTTGCTGGCCAAGGTACGCGCCGGCGTGGAGGCAGTGGCCGTCGCCGCGCGCAGCGGTGTGCTGCGCGTGGACGAAGAACTCCACCTTTCAGTATTGCCGGCAGAGGATGAAGATCCAGAGGTGATTAAGTTGAGGGCCAAACTTGACCTGAGGATCGGTGAGGTGCAACTCCCAGAAGTGATCCTGGCCGTTGACGCTCAGGTACGTTTCAGCTGGATCATGCTTGGCCGCGAGCCACGTTCGACAGAAGAGCTGCTGATGGTCTACGCCGGCATCATGGCCCACGGCACCAGTCTGACGGCGGCCGAATGCGCCCGTATGATTCCGCAGTTGTCTGCCACCAGCATCCGTCAGGCCATGCGTTGGGCCGGGGACGAGCGTCGCTTGAGTCAAGCCTGCCACGCGGTGCTGGAGTTCATGCAACGGCACCCCATTGCAGCGACATGGGGTCGCACGGACCTGGCGTCGTCCGACATGATGAGCATGGAAACCACCCAACGGGTGTGGCAGGCCCGACAGGATCCAAGACGCAACACGTCCTCGATTGGCATCTACTCCCATGTGCGTGACCGATGGGGGATCTTCTACGCGCAGCCTTTTGTGCTCAATGAGCGCCAGGCAGGGGTCGCCATTGAGGGTGTCGTGCGCCAAGAATCCATCGAGACCAGCCAGTTGGCGGTGGACACCCACGGCTACACCGACTTTGCCATGGCGTTGGCCCGGCTACTGGGGTTCGATCTATGCCCACGACTGAAGGAATTGAAGCAGCGTCATCTGTACGTGCCGCGTGGCACGATCATTCCACCGGAGATCGCAGCAGTTTGCGAGGCTACCGTCGATACCGCTTTGATTGAGAAGCACTGGGACACCTTGGTCCATTTGGCAGCCTCGGTGATGAGCGGCAACGCCAGCGCAGTTGCAGCGCTGGCCAGATTTGGATCGGCGGCGCGGGGAGACCCCATCTACGAAGCGGGTGTTCAGTTGGGGCGCTTGCTGCGAACTGCGTTCCTGGCCGACTACTTTGTCAAAGACGCCTTCAGGAATGAGCTGCGTCGGGTACTCAACCGGGGTGAGGCGGTCAATGCCTTGAAGCGGGCGATTTATACCGGCAGAGTGAGCCCGGCTCAGGCCAAGCGGGCCGAGGAAATGCAGGCGGTGGCTGACGCCTTGAGTCTGTTGGCCAACATCATCATGGCCTGGAACACAACCCAGATGCAGGCCGTTCTGGACCGCTGGGCCAACCGGCGTCAGGTCATCCCGGCGGAGCTCACGGGGAAAATTGCGCCGACGCGGCTGCAAGGTATCAATTTGAGGGGCGTATTCCGCTTTCCAGTGGAGCGTTATGCCAGTGAAATCCTGCCGTCACAGACCACGCCGAAAACCGGGACCGGCGGTTGA
- a CDS encoding OmpA family protein, producing MRKALFLTLSLASLAFAPGAMAAGAAGMAAVSYGEPVLTAVSVSFSDSSTTFRPDASTAELLAEAKGATIIYVSGRTSTLRPSAADEALALRRALSARQYLIARGVSPLKIMVNFASASDFVADNSTPEGRHQNQRVDIEVIYVPTY from the coding sequence ATGCGCAAAGCCCTTTTTCTGACCCTCTCCTTGGCGTCCCTTGCCTTCGCGCCTGGCGCGATGGCCGCCGGCGCTGCCGGCATGGCGGCCGTGAGCTATGGCGAGCCGGTCTTGACCGCTGTTTCGGTGTCCTTCTCCGACAGCAGCACCACGTTCCGGCCGGACGCTTCCACGGCCGAGCTGCTGGCCGAGGCGAAGGGGGCCACGATCATCTACGTCAGCGGTCGCACCAGCACGCTACGCCCCAGCGCGGCCGATGAGGCCCTGGCCTTGCGCCGGGCCTTGTCGGCCCGCCAGTACCTGATTGCGCGCGGCGTGTCGCCGCTCAAGATCATGGTGAACTTCGCTTCGGCATCCGACTTCGTGGCCGACAACTCGACGCCAGAAGGGCGGCACCAGAACCAGCGCGTGGACATTGAAGTCATCTACGTGCCTACGTACTAA
- the tnpC gene encoding IS66 family transposase — translation MQELRDVIGRMQGELKFKQTRIEALNFEIARLKRWRFGSSSESLETSTQAVLFDQILADTALEDRAAQQDQKPPVAPPRAKGQAVRQALPASLPRIDHHHEIEQTHCECGQPFKRIGQEVSEQLDCVPAQFFVLRHIRGKYACTCCQTIQAAPMPAQIIDKGIPAPGLLAQVVVAKHDDHLPLYRQEEIYARSGVHIPRSSMAQWIGICGVRLAPLADALKGFILSHGVIHADETPVSLLAPGRGKTKRAYVWVYRTTNFVAQRAVLFDFTASRAGEHPRRVLRGFGGTLVSDDYSGYFGLQAQGVSAALCWAHARRKLFEAHEFNASQIAGQAVALIAKLYEVEREARELEPQARWLLRQQRSRPIVQALHLWLTGQRQKLANADVTAKAIDYSLSNWRALTRYLDDGDVPIDNNAAENAVRPLCVGRKNWLFVGSQQAGERAGVVMSLIESAKLNGHDPWAYLKDVFERLPTLKQRDLAQLLPHNWRPATDIAVPNAALAAAA, via the coding sequence ATGCAGGAGCTGCGCGATGTGATCGGGCGCATGCAAGGCGAGCTGAAGTTCAAGCAAACCAGGATCGAGGCGCTGAACTTCGAGATCGCGCGGCTGAAGCGCTGGCGCTTCGGCTCCTCCAGCGAGAGCCTGGAGACGAGCACGCAGGCGGTGCTGTTCGATCAGATCCTGGCCGACACGGCGCTGGAAGACCGCGCCGCCCAGCAAGACCAGAAGCCACCGGTAGCGCCACCCCGGGCCAAAGGCCAGGCGGTGCGCCAGGCGCTGCCGGCGAGCCTGCCGCGCATCGATCACCATCACGAGATCGAGCAGACCCACTGCGAGTGCGGCCAGCCCTTCAAGCGCATCGGCCAAGAAGTCAGCGAGCAGCTCGATTGCGTGCCGGCCCAATTCTTCGTGCTGCGCCATATCCGCGGCAAGTACGCCTGCACGTGCTGCCAGACGATCCAGGCCGCGCCGATGCCCGCGCAGATCATCGACAAAGGCATCCCCGCGCCGGGCCTGCTCGCGCAGGTGGTGGTGGCCAAGCACGACGATCACTTGCCGCTGTACCGGCAGGAAGAGATCTACGCGCGCTCTGGCGTGCACATCCCGCGCTCGAGCATGGCCCAGTGGATCGGCATCTGCGGGGTGCGTCTGGCACCGCTGGCCGATGCACTGAAGGGCTTCATCCTCAGCCACGGTGTGATCCACGCCGACGAGACGCCGGTGTCGCTGCTGGCGCCGGGGCGCGGCAAGACCAAACGGGCCTACGTCTGGGTCTACCGCACGACCAACTTCGTGGCCCAGCGCGCGGTGCTGTTCGACTTCACCGCCAGCCGCGCCGGCGAACATCCGCGGCGCGTGCTGCGAGGCTTCGGCGGCACGCTGGTCAGCGACGATTACAGCGGCTATTTTGGGCTTCAGGCGCAAGGCGTCAGCGCCGCACTATGCTGGGCCCACGCGCGGCGCAAGCTGTTCGAGGCGCACGAGTTCAACGCCAGCCAGATCGCCGGCCAGGCGGTGGCGCTGATCGCAAAGCTGTACGAGGTCGAGCGCGAGGCGCGCGAACTCGAACCCCAGGCACGGTGGCTGCTGCGCCAGCAACGCTCCAGGCCCATCGTCCAGGCCCTGCACCTCTGGCTGACCGGGCAGCGCCAGAAGCTGGCCAATGCCGACGTGACGGCCAAGGCGATCGATTATTCGCTGAGCAATTGGCGCGCGCTCACGCGCTACCTGGACGACGGCGACGTCCCAATCGACAACAACGCGGCGGAGAACGCGGTGCGCCCGCTGTGCGTTGGCCGCAAGAATTGGCTTTTTGTAGGCTCGCAGCAGGCCGGCGAGCGCGCTGGCGTGGTCATGAGCCTGATCGAGTCGGCCAAACTAAACGGGCACGATCCCTGGGCCTACCTCAAGGACGTCTTCGAGCGTCTGCCCACGCTCAAGCAGCGCGACCTCGCGCAGCTGCTGCCGCACAACTGGCGGCCTGCCACCGACATCGCCGTGCCAAACGCGGCGCTCGCCGCCGCCGCGTAG
- a CDS encoding type 1 glutamine amidotransferase, whose amino-acid sequence MKKKYAVLWCTEVPGDEILQEKMIATFGRAGEQWDVLEPARDGFLERAMGYDGYVISGSPMSVVDDADSLLVSNLLALIRRVSDEAGSPLIGLCFGSQAIAAALGGRVARNPSGRFKLGVDALRWDPVAVELLGAALAQAPSVLVQSHGECVAALPPGSVLLASSQTIPHEVFLVQGRILGIQGHPEVDRQFLKDKFMAYHRALFDDEQWAHVEQEASQPLSPDAVIALGRRLLDEGALAPAAVPTLTETT is encoded by the coding sequence GTGAAGAAGAAATATGCCGTGCTCTGGTGCACTGAAGTACCCGGAGACGAGATCTTGCAGGAAAAAATGATCGCCACTTTCGGTCGCGCGGGCGAGCAGTGGGACGTGCTGGAACCCGCGCGCGACGGCTTCCTGGAGCGGGCGATGGGCTACGACGGCTACGTCATCAGCGGCAGCCCAATGTCGGTAGTGGACGATGCCGATTCGCTCCTGGTGAGCAACCTGCTGGCGCTGATTCGCCGCGTTAGCGACGAGGCAGGCTCACCCCTGATCGGGCTGTGCTTTGGCTCGCAGGCCATCGCGGCGGCCCTAGGTGGACGGGTTGCCAGGAACCCGTCAGGGCGCTTCAAGCTGGGGGTCGATGCCCTGCGCTGGGACCCCGTCGCCGTTGAGCTGCTGGGCGCGGCGCTGGCGCAAGCGCCCAGCGTGCTGGTCCAAAGCCACGGCGAATGCGTGGCGGCACTGCCGCCGGGCAGCGTCCTGCTGGCGTCGTCGCAGACCATCCCCCACGAGGTGTTCTTGGTGCAGGGCCGCATCTTGGGCATCCAGGGGCACCCCGAGGTGGACCGTCAGTTCCTGAAAGACAAGTTCATGGCCTACCACCGCGCGCTGTTCGACGACGAGCAGTGGGCGCACGTAGAACAGGAAGCCAGCCAGCCTCTGTCTCCCGACGCCGTCATCGCGCTGGGCCGCCGCTTACTGGACGAAGGCGCCCTGGCTCCCGCGGCTGTGCCCACGCTTACCGAAACAACATGA
- the tnpB gene encoding IS66 family insertion sequence element accessory protein TnpB (TnpB, as the term is used for proteins encoded by IS66 family insertion elements, is considered an accessory protein, since TnpC, encoded by a neighboring gene, is a DDE family transposase.) yields MIRIDVIWLALGAADLRGGIDTLLAQVVRGFALGAQAHHAYVFANRRADRLKVLVYDGAGMWLCTRRLQAGSFAWPRQDTGSLQLTREQFDWLVAGLPWQCLGSAQPQSITVV; encoded by the coding sequence ATGATTCGCATCGACGTCATCTGGCTGGCGCTTGGCGCGGCCGACCTGCGCGGGGGCATCGACACGCTGTTGGCCCAAGTGGTGCGCGGCTTCGCGCTGGGCGCGCAAGCCCACCACGCCTACGTGTTTGCCAACCGCCGCGCCGACCGGCTCAAGGTGCTGGTCTACGACGGCGCGGGCATGTGGCTGTGCACCCGGCGGCTGCAAGCGGGCAGCTTCGCCTGGCCGCGCCAGGACACGGGGTCACTTCAACTCACGCGCGAGCAGTTCGACTGGCTCGTCGCGGGCCTGCCGTGGCAGTGCCTGGGCAGCGCGCAGCCGCAGTCGATCACGGTGGTCTGA
- the tnpA gene encoding IS66 family insertion sequence element accessory protein TnpA: MDRQQMERCLEQVAAYRASGQKAQVWAEANGVPAGTLQSWCAHARRWQARLDGVSPEPSPAARPSGFVAARVAPGAASTSVRVELNVGGTRLDLHWPLAHTRELASLLREFGR; encoded by the coding sequence ATGGATCGACAGCAGATGGAACGGTGCCTGGAGCAAGTGGCGGCGTATCGTGCCTCTGGCCAGAAGGCGCAGGTATGGGCCGAGGCCAACGGGGTGCCAGCGGGAACGCTGCAAAGCTGGTGCGCACATGCGCGGCGCTGGCAGGCGCGGCTCGACGGCGTCAGCCCTGAGCCCTCGCCAGCCGCCAGGCCGAGCGGCTTCGTGGCCGCCCGCGTGGCGCCTGGTGCCGCATCGACATCGGTGCGCGTCGAATTGAACGTGGGAGGCACCCGGCTCGATCTGCATTGGCCGCTGGCGCACACGCGTGAACTCGCTTCGCTGCTGCGGGAGTTCGGCCGATGA